GGTCTGTTCCTGGCCTCGAAGATCGCCTCCGCCAACCAGAGCGCCGGTACCGGTGACCTGCTGATGAACGCGATCGCCGCGGCCGTCATCGGTGGTACCTCGCTCTTCGGCGGCCGTGGCCGCACCTGGAACGCGCTGCTCGGTGTGCTGGTCATCGTGTCGATCCAGTACGGCCTGCAGCTGGAGTCCATCGCCGAGCCGGTGAAGTACATGATCACCGCGGCGGTGCTGCTGACCACCGTGGTCATCGACTCCATCACCCGCAAGACCCAGAAGACCGCCGGTCGCGCCTAGCGATCCCGCGGCAGCGACAGTGCCCGGCGCCCGAAAGGTGCCGGGCACTGTCGTGTCCCGCAAACACGGAACATTAGACTCGACAAGCCCGGCAACAGCTCGATCAGCTCTACTGCAAGGAGGCACGGGTGCCGCTGCTGACCCGCATCAGGGGACCGCGCGATCTGGACCGGCTCAGCCTGGAGGAGCTGGACCAGCTGGCAGGGGAGATCCGGACCTTCCTCGTCGACGCCGTCTCCAAGACCGGTGGCCACCTCGGTCCCAACCTGGGCGTGGTCGAGCTCACCATCGCCCTGCACCGCGTCTTCGAGTCCCCCCGGGACAAGGTGCTCTTCGACACCGGTCACCAGTCCTACGTGCACAAGCTGCTCACCGGCCGCCAGGACTTCTCCCGGCTGAAGATGAAGGGCGGCCTGTCCGGCTACCCCTCGCAGGCCGAGTCCGAGCACGACGTCATCGAGAACAGCCACGCCTCCACGGTCCTCGGCTGGGCCGACGGCATCGCCAAGGCCAACCAGCTCAAGGAGCGGGACAGCCACGTCGTCGCCGTCATCGGTGACGGCGCGCTGACCGGCGGCATGGCCTGGGAGGCGCTGAACAACATCGCCGAGGCCAAGGACCGCCCGCTCGTCATCGTCGTCAACGACAACGAGCGCTCCTACGCCCCGACCATCGGCGGCCTGGCCAACCATCTGGCCACCCTGCGCACGACCGACGGCTACGAGCGCTTCCTGACCCGGACCAAGGAGATCCTCGACCGCACCCCGGTCGTGGGCAAGCCGCTGTACGAGACCCTGCACGGCGCCAAGAAGGGGCTCAAGGACTTCATCGCCCCGCAGGGCATGTTCGAGGACCTCGGCCTGAAGTACGTCGGCCCGATCGACGGGCACGACATCGAGGCCCTGGAGTCGGCGCTGGCCCGGGCCAAACGGTTCGGCGGCCCGGTCATCGTGCACTGCCTGACCGAGAAGGGCCGCGGCTACCAGCCCGCCCTGCAGGACGAGGCCGACCGCTTCCACGCCGTCGGCAAGATCCACCCCGACACCGGTCTGCCGATCGCCTCCTCCGGCGCCGACTGGACCTCCGTCTTCGGCGACGAGATGGTCAAGCTGGGCGAGGAGCGCGACGACGTCGTCGCCATCACCGCGGCCATGCTCCAGCCGGTCGGCCTCGACCGGTTCGCCAAGCGCTTCCCCGACCGCGTCTACGACGTCGGCATCGCCGAGCAGCACGGCGCCGTCTCCGCGGCGGGCCTCGCCCACGCCGGCGTCCACCCCGTCTTCGCCGTGTACGCCACCTTCCTCAACCGCGCCTTCGACCAGGTGCTGATGGACGTGGCCC
Above is a genomic segment from Streptomyces collinus Tu 365 containing:
- the dxs gene encoding 1-deoxy-D-xylulose-5-phosphate synthase: MPLLTRIRGPRDLDRLSLEELDQLAGEIRTFLVDAVSKTGGHLGPNLGVVELTIALHRVFESPRDKVLFDTGHQSYVHKLLTGRQDFSRLKMKGGLSGYPSQAESEHDVIENSHASTVLGWADGIAKANQLKERDSHVVAVIGDGALTGGMAWEALNNIAEAKDRPLVIVVNDNERSYAPTIGGLANHLATLRTTDGYERFLTRTKEILDRTPVVGKPLYETLHGAKKGLKDFIAPQGMFEDLGLKYVGPIDGHDIEALESALARAKRFGGPVIVHCLTEKGRGYQPALQDEADRFHAVGKIHPDTGLPIASSGADWTSVFGDEMVKLGEERDDVVAITAAMLQPVGLDRFAKRFPDRVYDVGIAEQHGAVSAAGLAHAGVHPVFAVYATFLNRAFDQVLMDVALHKCGVTFVLDRAGVTGTDGASHNGMWDMSILQVVPGLRLAAPRDADQVRAQLREAVAVEDAPTVVRFSKGAVGPAVPAVGRVGGMDVLREPGTGKPDVLLVSVGALAPMCLEIAGLLDRQGISTTVVDPRWVKPVDEAMAPLAERHRVVVTVEDNSRVGGVGSAIAQALRDAGVDVPLRDFGIPPRFLDHASRAEVMAEIGLTAPDIARQVTGLVSKLDGRFDRTADTVDSVEPARD